A region of Streptomyces halobius DNA encodes the following proteins:
- a CDS encoding ATP-binding protein, with translation MPVGTVNPPHEPEPSRRPPSRPRFRQRVGALLDRWPFRRKLNVLVIAPVAVVGVLLGAGVNSQVEKALDAGRSAELVRDSEQVTRLINDIQAEHRQALLLSVEQESAPPGAALPSTAAYRQAQRDTDEQVTAVRSAFGAGLPKEEARALAYIRGLAVLRDKVERGSVPAAGIDPAYAAAVGYLIDGIGLDRFVGTSSSSVTRLLDPVLRADAAHAAFESGVFSAQTRDANALTEYTRAVGAHKLYQEQTERFGRIADPDQVLRLGGIERAAEENGIEAQFAELQIDPDSLQGQTPHQLRKAITAGTRQAEARLDITRSLIGRIADRADSLSRNALHNALTMLGLALLGFASWLTFSVLVRRSVVRPLAALTGAAQQVVDVAGEELAKVEDDESPERTPLRPRPIPVPVRDEIGHLAEAFNQVQVTAAALLERQVLSRRNVAEMFGNVGRRVSNLASRQLMLIDAVEREETDPDVLQRMYRIDHIAVRLQRNADSLMLLAGIRDLEVEARPTPLVDVIRAGLGQIEGYQRVSLRSESEVTVAPDIVDDLTLMLAELLENAVSFSPSDTPVDVVVRPGTDVTSDGGALIEIIDHGLGMSAERLDEENSRLIRRERLDLVPTRVLGLFVVGNLARRSGIRVTLSRAPGGGVTGTVWLPSALLLAVGPAAAPSPAADVAGAGTEAGADTAVDGQAGAEAAPEHRTTPERESTAPEPDPAPASATPLPVRACASTPERRPAAPSRPGELPRRLPHRTDAEQTAPAFEPRPAQSGRPLRRRVRGATLDMTTPTADRGARAVRRPVDADAVRSELDDFEAAVRRAEQESAPAPKHPATSRHQQPRKESGSDDADR, from the coding sequence GTGCCTGTGGGCACGGTGAACCCGCCGCACGAGCCGGAGCCGTCCCGGCGGCCACCGTCGAGGCCGCGGTTCCGTCAGCGGGTGGGCGCTCTCCTGGACCGATGGCCGTTCCGGCGGAAGCTCAACGTGCTGGTGATCGCGCCCGTCGCGGTCGTCGGCGTGCTGCTGGGCGCAGGCGTCAACTCTCAGGTGGAGAAGGCCCTGGACGCCGGCCGGAGCGCGGAGCTGGTGCGCGACAGCGAGCAGGTCACGAGACTGATCAACGACATCCAGGCCGAACACCGGCAGGCGCTGCTGCTGTCCGTGGAGCAGGAGTCGGCCCCGCCCGGCGCCGCCCTGCCCTCAACCGCCGCCTACCGTCAGGCGCAGCGGGACACCGATGAGCAGGTGACCGCCGTGCGTTCCGCGTTCGGGGCGGGCCTGCCGAAGGAGGAGGCGCGGGCCCTCGCCTACATCCGGGGCCTTGCCGTGCTGCGCGACAAGGTCGAGCGGGGATCGGTTCCGGCCGCCGGTATCGATCCCGCGTACGCCGCCGCGGTCGGCTACCTGATCGACGGCATCGGCCTCGACCGCTTCGTCGGCACCTCGTCGTCCTCGGTCACCCGTCTTCTCGACCCGGTACTGCGCGCCGACGCCGCCCACGCGGCCTTCGAGAGCGGGGTGTTCTCCGCCCAGACCCGGGATGCCAACGCGCTCACCGAATACACCCGTGCGGTCGGCGCCCACAAGCTCTACCAGGAGCAGACCGAACGCTTCGGCAGGATCGCCGACCCGGACCAGGTGCTGCGGCTGGGCGGGATCGAGCGAGCCGCCGAGGAGAACGGCATCGAGGCCCAGTTCGCGGAGCTCCAGATCGATCCGGACTCCCTGCAGGGCCAGACCCCGCACCAGCTGCGCAAGGCGATCACCGCCGGAACCCGGCAGGCCGAGGCCCGCCTGGACATCACCCGCTCGCTGATCGGCCGGATCGCCGACCGGGCCGACAGTCTCTCCCGGAACGCCCTGCACAACGCGCTGACGATGCTCGGTCTCGCCCTGCTCGGCTTCGCCTCCTGGCTGACCTTCTCCGTCCTGGTCCGGCGCTCGGTCGTACGTCCCCTGGCGGCCCTGACCGGCGCCGCCCAGCAGGTGGTCGACGTGGCCGGCGAGGAACTCGCCAAGGTCGAGGACGACGAGTCGCCGGAGCGCACCCCGCTGCGGCCGCGGCCGATCCCCGTTCCGGTCCGCGACGAGATCGGCCACCTGGCCGAGGCGTTCAACCAGGTGCAGGTCACCGCCGCGGCACTGCTGGAGCGGCAGGTGCTCAGCCGCCGCAACGTCGCCGAGATGTTCGGCAACGTCGGACGCCGTGTCAGCAACCTCGCCTCACGCCAGCTGATGCTGATCGACGCCGTGGAACGGGAGGAAACCGACCCCGACGTCCTGCAGCGGATGTATCGCATCGACCACATCGCCGTACGCCTCCAGCGCAACGCCGACAGCCTGATGCTGCTCGCCGGAATCCGGGACCTTGAGGTGGAGGCCCGGCCGACCCCCCTGGTCGACGTCATACGGGCGGGGCTCGGACAGATCGAGGGATACCAGCGGGTGTCCCTGCGATCCGAGAGCGAGGTCACCGTCGCGCCCGACATCGTCGACGATCTGACGCTGATGCTCGCCGAACTGCTGGAGAACGCGGTCTCGTTCTCCCCGTCCGACACACCCGTCGACGTCGTCGTCCGGCCCGGCACCGATGTCACCTCGGACGGCGGCGCGCTGATCGAGATCATCGACCACGGCCTCGGCATGAGCGCGGAACGCCTCGACGAGGAGAACTCCCGGCTCATCCGCCGCGAACGGCTCGACCTCGTACCGACCAGGGTCCTCGGCCTGTTCGTGGTCGGAAACCTCGCCCGGCGCTCGGGCATACGGGTCACCCTGAGCCGTGCACCGGGCGGCGGGGTCACCGGCACCGTCTGGCTCCCCTCCGCACTGCTGCTGGCCGTGGGCCCCGCCGCCGCACCGTCCCCGGCAGCGGACGTGGCCGGAGCCGGGACCGAGGCCGGGGCCGACACCGCGGTCGACGGCCAGGCCGGGGCCGAGGCCGCGCCGGAGCACCGGACAACACCCGAGCGGGAGTCCACCGCGCCCGAACCCGATCCCGCACCGGCCTCCGCCACGCCCCTGCCGGTGCGGGCCTGCGCCAGCACGCCCGAGCGGCGCCCGGCCGCCCCCTCGCGGCCGGGCGAGCTTCCCCGGCGCCTTCCGCACCGCACGGACGCGGAACAGACCGCCCCCGCATTCGAGCCGCGGCCGGCCCAGTCCGGCCGGCCACTGCGACGGCGGGTACGGGGCGCGACGCTCGACATGACGACCCCAACGGCCGACCGTGGGGCCCGGGCCGTGCGCCGGCCCGTCGACGCCGACGCGGTCCGTTCGGAACTCGACGATTTCGAGGCCGCCGTTCGCAGGGCAGAGCAGGAGAGCGCTCCCGCCCCGAAGCATCCGGCCACCTCGCGACACCAGCAACCCCGGAAGGAGTCGGGCAGTGACGACGCCGACAGGTAA
- a CDS encoding roadblock/LC7 domain-containing protein: MDLTAAAADFTWLLDRFATQTAGVVDAIAVSSDGLLIAVSQLREQADSERLAAIVSGITSLAAGASGNYGLGGLNKVIIDLEGGHVLVSSIGCGAVLGVVTSKEAKLGNIAYEMTLFANRAGSALTPQLVLELKKNAGAAPAR; encoded by the coding sequence ATGGATCTGACAGCCGCCGCGGCCGACTTCACCTGGCTGCTCGACCGGTTCGCCACCCAGACCGCCGGCGTCGTCGACGCCATCGCGGTGTCCTCCGACGGCCTGCTGATCGCCGTCTCCCAACTGCGCGAACAGGCCGACTCCGAGCGGCTCGCAGCGATCGTGTCGGGCATCACGAGTCTGGCCGCCGGTGCGTCCGGCAACTACGGCCTCGGCGGCCTCAACAAGGTCATCATCGACCTGGAGGGCGGCCATGTGCTGGTGTCGTCCATCGGCTGCGGCGCCGTCCTCGGCGTGGTGACCTCGAAGGAGGCGAAGCTCGGCAACATCGCCTACGAGATGACCCTCTTCGCCAACCGCGCCGGGAGCGCGCTCACCCCCCAGCTGGTGCTGGAACTCAAGAAGAACGCCGGCGCCGCACCGGCCCGCTGA
- a CDS encoding DUF742 domain-containing protein → MMAVGEPGPDEATGRARGTSEPAGRAPAIRPFLLTAGRVAGGGAGPPVPVESQVVATSSGLSALHSLAFEQHDIVAACRRPQSVAELAARLWLHLNVVRVLAEDLCSAGHLAVHVPNARTTQDISVLRRVIDGLRAVPDSRDSLRDSG, encoded by the coding sequence ATGATGGCCGTCGGTGAACCAGGACCGGACGAGGCAACGGGCAGAGCCCGGGGGACATCGGAGCCGGCCGGCCGTGCCCCCGCGATCCGGCCTTTCCTGCTGACCGCCGGCCGGGTGGCGGGGGGCGGCGCCGGCCCACCGGTCCCGGTCGAGAGCCAGGTCGTGGCGACATCGTCCGGGCTCTCCGCCCTGCACTCGCTCGCCTTCGAACAACACGACATCGTCGCCGCTTGCCGCCGGCCGCAGTCGGTGGCGGAACTGGCCGCGCGGCTGTGGCTCCACCTCAACGTGGTCCGGGTGCTGGCGGAGGACCTGTGCTCCGCCGGACATCTGGCGGTTCACGTCCCGAACGCCAGGACAACCCAGGACATCTCCGTACTGCGAAGGGTTATCGATGGTCTCCGTGCCGTCCCCGACTCACGGGACTCACTCCGTGACAGCGGTTGA
- a CDS encoding methyltransferase domain-containing protein, with amino-acid sequence MQQDRELAQVQRAHWQQTYAAHPGMYGDAPSAPAAHAAAAFAASGARDVLELGAGHGRDALFFAQEGFTVQATDFSPTGLEQLRKAAGHRNLAGRVSTTVHDVREPLPLPNASVDAVFAHMLLCMALSTKEIVRLVAEVRRVLRPGGTFVYTVRHTGDAHYGTGIAHGDDIFEHGGFAVHFFDHSLVDTLAKGWMLKEADAFEEGDLPRRLWRITQALPRVHADSTAAPDLVVDGGDLLCVQLLLRLRRETAHAPAGTLVHVRANDPAAPLDLPAWCHLTGHHYLGPVPDTRRATYALRLVTAPIRTRPDAPWHRPERAGRTHQSPQILR; translated from the coding sequence ATGCAGCAGGACCGGGAGCTGGCCCAGGTGCAGCGCGCGCACTGGCAGCAGACCTACGCCGCCCATCCGGGCATGTACGGCGATGCGCCCTCCGCTCCCGCCGCCCACGCGGCCGCGGCCTTCGCCGCGTCCGGTGCCCGGGATGTGCTGGAGCTGGGAGCCGGGCACGGGCGCGACGCCCTGTTCTTCGCCCAAGAGGGCTTCACCGTCCAGGCCACCGACTTCTCCCCCACAGGGCTGGAGCAGCTGCGCAAGGCCGCCGGCCACCGGAACCTGGCAGGCCGGGTGAGCACCACCGTGCACGACGTACGCGAGCCGCTGCCGCTGCCGAACGCCTCGGTGGACGCCGTCTTCGCGCACATGCTGCTGTGCATGGCGCTGTCCACCAAGGAGATCGTGCGGCTCGTCGCCGAAGTCCGCCGCGTCCTGCGGCCCGGCGGCACCTTCGTCTACACCGTCCGCCACACCGGCGACGCCCACTACGGCACGGGAATCGCACACGGCGACGACATCTTCGAGCACGGAGGCTTCGCCGTGCACTTCTTCGACCACTCCCTCGTCGACACGCTGGCGAAGGGCTGGATGCTGAAGGAGGCCGACGCCTTCGAGGAAGGCGACCTGCCACGCCGCCTGTGGCGCATCACCCAGGCCCTGCCCCGGGTGCACGCCGACTCCACGGCCGCACCGGACCTGGTCGTCGACGGCGGCGATCTGCTCTGCGTCCAGCTCCTGCTCCGCCTGCGCCGCGAGACCGCCCATGCCCCCGCGGGGACACTGGTCCATGTGCGCGCGAACGACCCGGCGGCTCCGTTGGATCTGCCGGCGTGGTGCCACCTGACCGGCCATCACTACCTCGGGCCGGTGCCCGATACCCGCCGTGCGACCTACGCGCTGCGGCTCGTCACCGCTCCGATCCGCACCCGGCCGGATGCCCCCTGGCACCGGCCCGAGCGGGCCGGGAGAACGCATCAATCGCCCCAGATCTTGCGGTAG
- a CDS encoding HelD family protein: protein MQNEQEFIDLLYERLAEVRAEAEMTVTKSLSLAGNHAQTRLERDVLVAEHSGLLAAVDAGENGLCFGRLAFRDGRDHHIGRIGIRRDDAERTPLVIDWRADVARPFYLATGHTPMGLRRRRHITTEGRQVIALHDEILDLADTVRTGHEGADADAVLLASLDAARTGRMHDIVQTIQAEQDRIIRAPHHGVLVVEGGPGTGKTVVALHRAAYLLYAHRQQLARRAVLIVGPNPSFLDYIAEVLPALGETGVLLATLGELFPGVTATGTDTAGAAEVKGGAAMADALARFVRDRQVLPDEVRVIDHEDGELRLDAGMVDAARRKARETGLPHNLARPHFAFRIIDALTEQLADRIGADPYGDGGPPCSSEAENSGANLLGPDDIAQIGKAIATSPEVHDVIEELWPSLTPQQLVADFLADPVHLPDADADVIRRTDGDWTPADIPLLDEAAELLGEDDSAARALAEAQRQEQIAYAQGVLDLSYGSRTHEFADRDDDDSEVLAAHDLVDAERLADRHEEADHRSAAERAAADRTWAFGHIIVDEAQELSAMAWRLLMRRCPTRSMTLVGDPAQTAEPGGCGSWEAILAPYVGDRWQHVRLGVNYRTPAEMMDIAARVPRSVDPSFTPPRSIRSTGTLPWSLRTDDMPRAVAEAVARETRDEARRREGRLAVIAPGARHAALSAVLPDAAGPALDLTRPVVLIDPRQAKGLEFDTVIVVEPEELGPSDLYVALTRATQRLGVIHTRPLPAGLEVPPAPRPAASRGGDAMTVRGEYASGD from the coding sequence GTGCAAAACGAGCAGGAATTCATCGATCTGCTCTATGAGCGCCTCGCCGAGGTGCGGGCCGAGGCCGAGATGACGGTGACGAAGAGCCTGTCGCTGGCGGGCAACCACGCCCAGACACGGTTGGAGCGCGATGTCCTCGTCGCCGAGCACTCCGGCCTGCTGGCCGCCGTCGACGCGGGGGAGAACGGCCTGTGCTTCGGCCGGCTGGCGTTCCGCGACGGCCGCGATCACCACATCGGACGCATCGGAATCCGGCGCGACGACGCGGAGCGTACCCCGCTCGTCATCGACTGGCGGGCCGACGTGGCACGCCCCTTCTACCTCGCCACCGGACACACCCCGATGGGGCTGCGCCGCAGACGGCACATCACGACCGAGGGCCGGCAGGTCATCGCCCTGCACGACGAGATCCTGGACCTCGCCGACACCGTACGCACGGGACATGAGGGCGCCGACGCGGACGCCGTGCTGCTGGCATCGCTGGACGCGGCGCGCACCGGACGGATGCACGACATCGTGCAAACCATCCAGGCCGAGCAGGACCGCATCATCCGCGCCCCGCACCACGGCGTCCTCGTAGTGGAAGGCGGCCCCGGTACCGGCAAGACCGTCGTCGCCCTGCACCGCGCCGCCTATCTCCTCTACGCCCACCGGCAGCAACTGGCCCGCCGGGCCGTGCTGATCGTCGGGCCGAACCCGTCGTTCCTCGACTACATCGCCGAGGTGCTGCCCGCCCTCGGCGAGACCGGGGTGCTGCTCGCCACACTCGGCGAGCTCTTTCCCGGCGTGACCGCGACCGGCACCGACACCGCCGGAGCGGCCGAGGTCAAGGGCGGCGCGGCGATGGCGGACGCCCTGGCGCGCTTCGTACGCGACCGGCAGGTCCTGCCCGACGAGGTGCGGGTGATCGACCACGAGGACGGCGAGCTGCGGCTGGACGCCGGCATGGTGGACGCGGCGCGGCGCAAGGCCCGTGAGACCGGGCTGCCACACAACCTCGCCCGCCCCCACTTCGCGTTCCGCATCATCGACGCGCTCACCGAGCAGCTGGCCGACCGGATCGGCGCCGACCCCTACGGCGATGGGGGTCCCCCCTGTTCGAGCGAAGCCGAGAACTCGGGGGCGAACCTGCTGGGCCCCGACGACATCGCCCAGATCGGCAAGGCCATCGCCACCAGCCCCGAAGTGCACGACGTCATCGAGGAGTTGTGGCCGTCCCTGACGCCGCAGCAGCTGGTCGCCGACTTCCTCGCCGACCCCGTCCACCTACCGGACGCCGACGCTGACGTGATCCGCCGTACGGACGGCGACTGGACCCCCGCGGACATTCCGCTGCTGGACGAGGCCGCCGAACTCCTCGGCGAGGACGACTCCGCGGCCCGCGCCCTCGCCGAGGCACAGCGCCAGGAGCAGATCGCCTACGCACAGGGTGTGCTCGACCTCTCCTACGGCTCCCGTACCCATGAGTTCGCGGACCGTGACGACGACGATTCGGAGGTGCTGGCCGCGCACGACCTGGTGGACGCGGAGCGGCTCGCCGACCGCCACGAGGAGGCCGACCACCGCAGCGCCGCCGAACGCGCCGCGGCCGACCGCACCTGGGCCTTCGGTCACATCATCGTCGACGAGGCCCAGGAGCTGTCCGCGATGGCCTGGCGGCTGCTGATGCGCCGCTGTCCGACCCGCTCGATGACCCTGGTCGGCGACCCGGCGCAGACGGCGGAGCCGGGTGGCTGCGGCTCGTGGGAGGCGATCCTCGCACCGTACGTCGGCGACCGCTGGCAGCACGTCCGGCTCGGAGTCAACTACCGGACGCCGGCCGAGATGATGGACATCGCGGCGCGGGTGCCCCGGTCCGTCGACCCCTCCTTCACTCCGCCGCGCTCGATCCGCTCCACGGGCACCCTCCCCTGGTCGCTGCGCACTGACGACATGCCGCGCGCAGTCGCGGAGGCCGTCGCACGGGAGACCCGCGACGAGGCGCGGCGTCGGGAGGGTCGCCTCGCGGTGATCGCCCCGGGTGCCCGTCACGCGGCGCTCTCCGCGGTCCTCCCCGACGCCGCGGGCCCCGCCCTGGACCTGACCCGTCCGGTGGTGCTGATCGACCCGCGGCAGGCCAAGGGCCTGGAGTTCGACACCGTCATCGTGGTGGAACCGGAGGAGCTCGGGCCCAGCGACCTGTACGTCGCGCTCACCCGGGCGACCCAGCGGCTGGGCGTCATTCACACCCGCCCGCTGCCGGCGGGTCTGGAGGTACCGCCGGCACCTCGGCCCGCGGCGTCCCGGGGGGGTGACGCCATGACGGTACGGGGTGAGTACGCGTCCGGCGACTGA
- a CDS encoding aminotransferase class V-fold PLP-dependent enzyme: MLVPVMAADNEPGALQPIADLARITREHGALFHCDAAQAAGKILLDVSGPGVDLLTVAGHKMYAPRASPPSTYVPAWRLNRSSTAAARRTACAPAPRTSPSPSPIALRGGKPPVATGHGHEHRHKHGQGLRHGAVPDGAGTAQPSVPPRRDGRTQE, from the coding sequence GTGCTCGTCCCGGTCATGGCCGCCGACAACGAGCCCGGCGCCCTCCAGCCCATCGCCGACCTGGCCCGCATCACCCGCGAACACGGCGCGCTCTTCCACTGCGACGCCGCCCAGGCCGCCGGGAAGATCCTCCTGGACGTCAGCGGGCCGGGCGTGGACCTGCTGACCGTGGCCGGGCACAAGATGTACGCGCCAAGGGCATCGCCGCCCTCTACGTACGTCCCGGCGTGGCGCTTGAACCGCTCGTCCACGGCGGCGGCCAGGAGGACGGCCTGCGCGCCGGCACCGAGAACGTCGCCCTCGCCGTCGCCCATCGCGTTGCGAGGCGGAAAGCCCCCGGTCGCGACCGGACACGGACACGAGCACAGACACAAGCACGGACAGGGCCTTCGGCACGGGGCCGTCCCCGACGGTGCCGGGACAGCACAACCTTCAGTACCGCCCCGCCGGGACGGCCGGACACAGGAGTAG
- a CDS encoding substrate-binding domain-containing protein, with product MHPTRKAVVTAAALLVMATAGCEPGAGTTASHRSSDTPGCPAALSRAKQAVKKAEEVNAPWKGPTTGPRAVHGKTVVYIAQTLTNPGVAGVAQGVQEAAKIVGWHARTLNGQGTPDGIRAAFQQALRLKPDGIVIGGFDPEIVAEDVKKANTAGITLIGWHATAAPGPSKDPQLFSNITSRVEDVAKISADWIIARSNGRAGVVLFTDASIPFAKRKSDLIKKQLATCAGTKLLSYTDIPIPQASSRSLGEVRSLLSRFGREWTHSAAINDLYFQHAAPALRAAGKDGAGAPFNIGAGDGDPSAFQRVNGKKFQAATVPEPLSEQGWQIIDEFNRAFADAPDSGYVAPVHIATAANSGGALSWDSEGYRQAYRKIWGD from the coding sequence GTGCACCCCACCCGCAAGGCGGTCGTGACAGCCGCCGCACTCCTGGTCATGGCCACCGCCGGCTGCGAACCCGGCGCCGGCACCACCGCATCCCACAGGAGCTCCGACACACCCGGATGCCCCGCCGCCCTCTCCAGAGCCAAGCAGGCCGTCAAGAAGGCCGAGGAGGTCAACGCCCCCTGGAAGGGCCCCACCACCGGGCCCAGGGCCGTCCACGGCAAGACCGTCGTCTACATCGCCCAGACCCTGACCAATCCCGGCGTCGCCGGAGTCGCCCAAGGTGTCCAGGAAGCCGCCAAGATCGTCGGATGGCACGCCCGCACCCTCAACGGCCAGGGCACGCCCGACGGCATTCGGGCCGCCTTCCAGCAGGCCCTCCGCCTCAAGCCGGATGGCATCGTCATCGGCGGTTTTGATCCCGAGATCGTCGCGGAGGACGTCAAAAAGGCCAATACGGCCGGGATTACGCTGATCGGCTGGCACGCCACCGCAGCTCCCGGCCCCAGTAAGGATCCGCAACTCTTCAGCAACATCACCTCCCGGGTCGAGGACGTCGCGAAGATCAGCGCGGACTGGATCATTGCCCGTTCCAACGGACGCGCGGGCGTCGTCCTGTTCACCGACGCCTCGATTCCCTTCGCGAAGCGCAAGTCCGATCTGATCAAGAAGCAACTCGCCACCTGCGCCGGCACCAAGCTGCTGAGCTACACCGACATCCCCATCCCCCAGGCCAGCAGCCGCTCTCTCGGGGAAGTCCGCTCCCTGCTGTCCCGTTTCGGACGCGAGTGGACCCATTCCGCCGCCATCAACGACCTGTACTTCCAGCACGCCGCCCCCGCCCTGCGCGCGGCGGGCAAGGACGGCGCCGGCGCCCCGTTCAACATCGGTGCCGGTGACGGTGACCCGTCGGCCTTCCAGCGCGTCAACGGCAAGAAGTTCCAGGCCGCCACCGTGCCCGAACCCCTCTCCGAACAGGGCTGGCAGATCATCGACGAGTTCAACCGCGCCTTCGCCGACGCCCCGGACAGCGGGTACGTCGCCCCCGTCCACATCGCCACCGCCGCCAACAGCGGTGGCGCACTGTCCTGGGACTCGGAGGGCTACCGCCAGGCCTACCGCAAGATCTGGGGCGATTGA
- a CDS encoding PKD domain-containing protein — protein sequence MAARRFAAVGAAAVLLGQLLGGLPAAAQTSALPGSAFPLILDVDLTPNPVCSGDVHGRVQVYDPAAAKAGAAVEWRVRAGQKQLAGGRLAMAADVGTAEFRIPHDRVPATETALQVDARIAAPSGGRAPGRYGKVWRDTVRRGCDPVRVASVGDSVVWGQGLDHDQKFPYLTGQLIGRATGRGHQHMDYSISGAVLDAPELPAGNDDAACLRTTEKQDPDGDGEMEFGEVTQQTPDVFCQLEKAGAQARAGGYGLDLVVINGCINDLDPFFGIGVGITPGSKNLPEAVKRECSGIGAAPENPAKDVPYFSGAKVGYGGRGMRAAIEKAHSLPGRPKVIVADFYYALSRSSSPIPVKTCSTPGVAGGRLASCKGALGGVAERYEQYTQLANAAYHQAAAAANEASTDGPYAVAADGLFTVDNAVLTRDSKVWNTPVTDPAFPLRTRACPELSPTPAQCLTAAVAHPDIEGARQYADAFLLNPSVREWFRLPRQGPRAQLQLPENAHVGREVRMSVTVDGKPPAAGYRYHWYFGDGTQRETSEAAVTHAYDRKGPWLPRLVMSGRDGGKVLVEATRAIAAH from the coding sequence TTGGCGGCGAGGCGGTTCGCGGCTGTCGGCGCGGCCGCGGTGCTCCTCGGCCAGCTCCTCGGCGGGCTCCCCGCCGCAGCACAGACCAGCGCCTTGCCGGGATCGGCGTTCCCCCTCATCCTCGACGTGGACTTGACGCCGAATCCGGTGTGCAGCGGGGACGTGCACGGCCGGGTGCAGGTCTACGACCCCGCCGCGGCGAAGGCGGGCGCCGCCGTGGAGTGGCGCGTACGCGCCGGTCAGAAACAGCTGGCCGGCGGGCGTCTCGCCATGGCCGCCGATGTCGGCACGGCGGAGTTCCGCATCCCCCACGACCGGGTGCCCGCAACCGAGACCGCCTTACAGGTCGACGCCCGCATCGCCGCCCCGTCCGGCGGCCGTGCGCCCGGCCGCTATGGCAAGGTCTGGCGGGACACGGTACGCCGGGGGTGCGACCCGGTGCGGGTGGCGTCCGTCGGGGACTCCGTGGTCTGGGGGCAGGGCCTGGACCACGACCAGAAGTTCCCTTACCTGACAGGTCAGTTGATCGGCCGTGCGACCGGCCGGGGCCATCAGCACATGGACTACTCGATCTCCGGCGCGGTGCTCGACGCGCCCGAGCTACCCGCGGGCAACGATGACGCTGCCTGTCTGCGCACCACGGAGAAACAGGATCCGGACGGCGACGGGGAGATGGAGTTCGGCGAGGTCACCCAGCAAACGCCGGACGTGTTCTGCCAATTGGAAAAGGCGGGCGCACAGGCGCGGGCGGGCGGCTACGGTCTCGATCTGGTCGTGATCAACGGGTGCATCAACGACCTCGATCCCTTCTTCGGCATCGGCGTCGGCATCACCCCCGGCTCGAAGAACCTGCCCGAGGCAGTGAAGCGCGAGTGCTCCGGCATCGGCGCGGCACCGGAGAACCCGGCCAAGGACGTGCCGTACTTCAGCGGCGCGAAGGTCGGATACGGCGGACGCGGGATGCGGGCGGCGATCGAGAAGGCCCATTCCCTGCCGGGGCGGCCGAAGGTGATCGTGGCCGACTTCTACTACGCGCTGAGCCGCAGCAGTTCTCCGATCCCGGTGAAGACCTGTTCGACCCCGGGAGTCGCCGGGGGGCGGCTGGCCTCCTGCAAGGGCGCCCTCGGCGGCGTGGCCGAACGCTACGAGCAGTACACGCAACTGGCCAATGCCGCCTACCACCAGGCGGCGGCCGCCGCCAACGAGGCGTCCACGGACGGCCCGTACGCGGTCGCGGCCGACGGACTGTTCACCGTGGACAATGCCGTTCTCACCCGGGACTCCAAGGTCTGGAACACTCCGGTGACCGACCCGGCGTTCCCGCTGCGCACACGGGCCTGCCCCGAGCTCAGCCCGACTCCGGCGCAGTGTTTGACCGCGGCCGTCGCTCACCCCGACATCGAGGGCGCCCGGCAGTACGCCGACGCCTTTCTCCTCAACCCGAGTGTGCGCGAATGGTTCCGCCTCCCCCGGCAGGGACCCCGGGCGCAGCTGCAGCTCCCGGAGAACGCGCACGTCGGCCGCGAGGTGCGCATGTCCGTCACGGTGGACGGAAAGCCGCCCGCAGCCGGGTACCGCTACCACTGGTACTTCGGCGACGGTACGCAGCGGGAGACCAGCGAGGCGGCCGTCACCCATGCCTACGACCGCAAGGGGCCCTGGCTGCCACGGCTCGTGATGTCCGGTCGGGACGGAGGGAAGGTCCTGGTCGAGGCCACCCGGGCCATCGCCGCGCACTGA
- a CDS encoding GTP-binding protein: protein MVSVPSPTHGTHSVTAVEQPPVPVKLVIAGGFGVGKTTAVGSISEIRPLTTEAAITEVAAGVDDLSHTPGKTTTTVAMDFGCLTIDPTLKLYLFGTPGQDRFGFMWDDVVEGALGGLVIVDTRRLDDCYAAVDYFEHTDIPFAVAVNAFDGAVHHNPDEVRWALDISAHVPLIVFDARTTGSVRDALLVVLEVALSRAETTAAG from the coding sequence ATGGTCTCCGTGCCGTCCCCGACTCACGGGACTCACTCCGTGACAGCGGTTGAACAGCCGCCGGTACCGGTCAAGTTGGTCATCGCCGGCGGCTTCGGCGTCGGCAAGACCACGGCCGTGGGCTCGATCTCCGAGATCCGGCCGCTGACCACGGAGGCCGCCATCACCGAGGTCGCGGCAGGCGTGGACGATCTCTCTCACACCCCCGGCAAGACCACCACCACGGTCGCCATGGACTTCGGCTGCCTCACCATCGACCCGACGCTGAAGCTCTACCTGTTCGGCACGCCGGGCCAGGACCGGTTCGGGTTCATGTGGGACGACGTGGTCGAGGGCGCCCTCGGCGGTCTGGTGATCGTGGACACCCGCCGTCTGGACGACTGTTACGCCGCAGTGGACTACTTCGAGCACACGGACATCCCGTTCGCCGTCGCCGTCAACGCATTCGACGGTGCGGTCCACCACAACCCCGACGAGGTGCGGTGGGCGCTGGACATCTCCGCCCACGTACCGCTGATCGTCTTCGACGCCCGCACAACGGGCTCGGTCCGGGATGCGCTGCTGGTCGTGCTCGAAGTCGCCCTGTCCCGCGCGGAAACCACCGCGGCGGGCTGA